The following proteins are encoded in a genomic region of Pseudomonadota bacterium:
- a CDS encoding sugar ABC transporter substrate-binding protein, producing the protein MSMLNKSCKEFNEVLASKAPVPGGGGAAAMGGAIGMALSNMVGNLTIGKKKYADVEVEVKELVERGAKVIAGLEALVDKDAEVFEPLSKAYGLPKDTPEQQKVKDETMEACGKAACSVPMDIMRLAYEGIRIHQRMGEIGTMIAISDVACGVVFLKAALISGSLNVIINLNGIKDQEFNQAAKEEMDRLLADGQKLADETLALVLNKLQK; encoded by the coding sequence ATGTCCATGCTCAATAAGTCATGCAAAGAATTCAACGAAGTTCTGGCTTCCAAAGCTCCGGTTCCGGGAGGCGGCGGTGCGGCCGCCATGGGTGGCGCCATCGGCATGGCTCTCTCCAATATGGTCGGCAACCTGACTATCGGCAAAAAAAAATATGCCGATGTGGAAGTTGAAGTCAAGGAGCTGGTTGAGCGGGGCGCCAAGGTCATTGCCGGACTTGAGGCGCTGGTCGATAAGGACGCCGAGGTTTTTGAGCCTCTGTCCAAAGCTTACGGTCTGCCCAAAGACACCCCGGAACAACAGAAAGTCAAAGACGAAACCATGGAAGCTTGCGGCAAAGCCGCCTGTTCCGTGCCCATGGATATCATGCGTCTGGCCTACGAAGGCATCAGAATTCATCAGCGGATGGGTGAAATCGGCACCATGATCGCCATTTCAGATGTCGCCTGCGGCGTGGTTTTTCTCAAGGCCGCCCTGATTTCCGGCAGCCTCAATGTGATTATCAACCTTAACGGCATCAAAGACCAGGAATTCAATCAAGCGGCCAAGGAAGAAATGGACCGCCTGCTGGCAGACGGCCAGAAATTGGCGGATGAGACCCTGGCTCTGGTTCTCAATAAACTGCAAAAATAG
- a CDS encoding bifunctional 5,10-methylenetetrahydrofolate dehydrogenase/5,10-methenyltetrahydrofolate cyclohydrolase — MAEILKGKPVADAMKEELAKKVEALKARDIMPKLGIIRVGARPDDLFYEGGAKKTCEAIGMAYEVFEYPEDINQADFEKAVTGVGVNPSVHGILMFAPLPKHLDERKIRALIPVEKDVDCLTLGGAAKVFADDLTGFPPCTPTACMDMLHFYNIPIKGKRCVVLGRSLVVGKPVAMLLLREHGTVTLCHSRTENLNQVCREADILIAAVGRAKMVKADFVKAGQVVIDVGINEDPANPGKYCGDVDFAEVEPIVAKITPVPAGVGSVTTSVLCKQTIMACELLHP; from the coding sequence ATGGCTGAGATTTTAAAAGGCAAACCGGTTGCCGACGCGATGAAAGAGGAACTGGCTAAGAAAGTTGAGGCTTTAAAGGCCCGCGACATCATGCCCAAACTAGGCATCATCCGCGTCGGCGCCCGACCCGATGATCTTTTCTATGAAGGCGGAGCCAAAAAAACCTGCGAAGCTATCGGCATGGCTTATGAGGTTTTTGAATACCCGGAAGATATCAACCAGGCTGATTTTGAGAAAGCGGTCACCGGCGTCGGCGTCAATCCTTCCGTACATGGCATACTGATGTTCGCGCCGCTGCCCAAACATCTCGACGAGCGTAAAATTCGCGCCCTGATTCCGGTCGAAAAGGATGTCGATTGTCTCACCCTGGGTGGCGCCGCCAAGGTTTTTGCCGATGACCTGACCGGCTTCCCCCCCTGTACCCCGACCGCCTGCATGGACATGCTCCATTTCTACAATATTCCGATCAAAGGCAAACGCTGCGTGGTTCTCGGCCGTTCGCTGGTCGTCGGCAAACCGGTGGCGATGCTGCTGCTGCGTGAACACGGCACGGTGACCCTCTGCCATTCCCGCACTGAAAATCTTAACCAAGTCTGCCGGGAAGCCGACATTCTGATCGCCGCCGTCGGCCGGGCGAAAATGGTTAAAGCCGATTTTGTCAAAGCCGGCCAGGTGGTGATTGATGTCGGCATCAACGAGGACCCCGCCAACCCCGGCAAATACTGCGGCGATGTAGATTTCGCCGAGGTCGAACCGATTGTCGCCAAAATCACTCCGGTACCTGCGGGAGTTGGCTCAGTAACCACCTCGGTGCTGTGCAAACAGACCATCATGGCCTGCGAACTTTTGCATCCGTAA